One Phaseolus vulgaris cultivar G19833 chromosome 2, P. vulgaris v2.0, whole genome shotgun sequence DNA window includes the following coding sequences:
- the LOC137809305 gene encoding uncharacterized protein has protein sequence MRLNNAKSNVSADNIKEFVDWILNIGNDRIGLNENGECVVEIPHDLLIEATKTPLLSLVNFVYPNLLTDMTCPGYFEDGAILCPITESVEQVNDFILSLLSAKEITYLSSDTPCQSYEDREIEGEWFTFEFLNEIKCSRIPNHDLHLKIGVPIMLLRNIDQANGLCNGTRLQVIDLKKNVICATILTRSNIGDKIFISRMNLIPLYAVQLYDKP, from the exons ATGAGATTAAACAATGCAAAATCTAATGTAAGTGCAGACAATATCAAAGAATTTGTTGATTGGATCCTCAATATTGGAAATGACAGAATTGGTTTGAATGAAAATGGTGAGTGTGTAGTGGAAATTCCACATGATCTATTGATTGAGGCGACAAAAACACCTTTGTTGTCATTGGTGAATTTTGTTTATCCTAACTTGTTGACTGACATGACGTGTCCTGGGTACTTCGAGGATGGAGCAATACTTTGTCCGATAACTGAGTCAGTAGAGCAAgtgaatgattttattttatctttgttaAGTGCTAAAGAAATAACTTATCTAAGCTCAGATACACCTTGCCAATCATATGAAGATCGGGAAATTGAAGGTGAATGGTTTACGTTTGAGTTCTTAAATGAGATAAAATGTTCAAGGATACCAAATCATGACCTTCATTTGAAAATTGGTGTGCCTATTATGCTTTTGAGAAATATTGATCAAGCCAATGGTCTTTGTAATGGAACAAGGTTGCAAGTTATTGATTTGAAGAAAAATGTTATTTGTGCAACAATCCTAACAAGATCAAATATTGGTGATAAAATCTTCATATCAAGAATGAATTTGATCCCTTTATATGCAG TACAATTATACGATAAACCTTAG